In the Camelus dromedarius isolate mCamDro1 chromosome 13, mCamDro1.pat, whole genome shotgun sequence genome, one interval contains:
- the KCTD4 gene encoding BTB/POZ domain-containing protein KCTD4, producing MERKINRREKEKEYEGKYNSLEDADQGKNCKSTLMTLNVGGYLYITQKQTLTKYPDTFLEGIVNGKILCPFDADGHYFIDRDGLLFRHVLNFLRNGELLLPEGFRENQLLAQEAEFFQLKGLADEVKSRWEKEQLTPRETTFLEITDNHDRSQGLRIFCNAPDFISKIKSRIVLVSKSRLDGFPEEFSVSSNIIQFKYFIKSENGTRLVLKEDNTFVCTLETLKFEAIMMALKCGFRLLTSLDCSKGSIVHSDALHFIK from the coding sequence ATGGAGCGTAAAATAAAccgaagagaaaaagaaaaggagtatGAAGGGAAATACAACAGCCTGGAAGATGCTGACCAGGGCAAGAACTGCAAATCCACCCTGATGACCCTCAACGTTGGTGGATACTTATACATTACTCAAAAACAAACACTGACCAAGTACCCAGACACATTCCTTGAAGGTATAGTAAATGGAAAAATCCTCTGTCCATTTGATGCCGATGGTCATTATTTCATAGACAGGGATGGGCTCCTCTTCAGGCATGTTCTAAACTTCCTACGAAATGGAGAACTTCTACTGCCTGAAGGGTTTCGAGAAAATCAGCTTCTTGCACAAGAAGCAGAATTCTTTCAGCTCAAGGGACTGGCGGATGAAGTGAAATCCAGGTGGGAAAAAGAACAGCTAACACCCAGGGAAACTACTTTCTTGGAAATAACAGATAACCATGATCGCTCACAAGGACTGAGAATCTTCTGTAATGCTCCTGATTTCATATCAAAAATAAAGTCTCGCATTGTTCTGGTGTCCAAAAGCAGGCTGGATGGATTTCCAGAGGAGTTTTCAGTATCGTCAAATATCATTCAATTTAAATACTTCATAAAGTCTGAAAATGGCACTCGACTTGTACTGAAGGAAGACAACACCTTTGTCTGTACCTTGGAAACTCTTAAGTTTGAGGCCATAATGATGGCCTTAAAGTGTGGTTTCAGACTGCTGACCAGCCTGGATTGTTCCAAAGGGTCAATTGTTCACAGCGATGCACTTCATTTTATCAAGTAA